GGATGAATTCATAACGGGGGGAGAATCGGGGCCAGGAGGCATCTTTATTGAATCATACATGACCATGAAGAGTCTGTCTTTCTCCTCCTGTTCCTGTAATATATCCTTTATCAACCGCTCTCCTGTTGCAGTCTCATCTTTATCGAGCCCCCCTGCCGATCGTAATCTGAATCGTATCGTCTCTGACTGGATTACCATGATACCGGCAGCAAAATCGCCGTAGGACAGGAAATAGTTTGAGATAACGCCGATGGCTGAGCCCCCCACAATAGGCACACCCTCACCCACGACCTTCCTTATATCATCAAAAAAATCTGACGGATTGACCTTGTTTGTGCAGAAGGCAAAGGCGATGTCAGGCCTCTCGATGTTCCCTGATTCCATGGCCTTTGCGACCACCAGTCTTCGCAAGGAGGTCGAATGGACGCTGTTGCTGCACGCTGTACCCACCCTTGTGCCCATTGTTTTTCTCATCCTCTCCCCAGAAGATTTATACAATTAAAATCATCTCTTTTGCAACAAATTATCTCTTTTATGTAAAGCCGGGAACATCCCATATCCCATATCCCATTGCCGATTTGCGATTGCCGATTGCCGAATATAAAGATAACCAAGACAATTTAGTGATGGAAAGACACTTCTTTTGTCTCACGCCCGCTTACGCCCGATCCGCAGAGACAAAAGTTCTTCCGCTCTTCGTTTTCTCTCGATCGTATTGTATACCGGCTTATCTTTTTTCTTGACAAGTCATTGAGATAGCAGGAGAATGGGAAACAGGGTTGGGGGACCCATGAGCAAACAATATTTTAAGTTTTCAATTCAATTTTCCTTTTCCTATTAGTTTTTCACTCCTCTTCCTCATCCAAATAGTGCTTCCCCGGGCAAGGTAATATCTCAGGAGGGTGCTATGTTAGTCTTTGTAAGCGACCTGCATTTTGTAGACGAGACGGCGGGCAAGCATAATATTGCCACCGAAGCCTTTCGAATATTCTTCCAGGATATTGCGGGCAATGTCGAGCGTTATAAAAAAAATAACAGAGAAATACAGGAAATCAAGATCGTATTCCTGGGAGATATCTTCGACCTGCTCAGGACAGAGATGTGGTTCGGGTACCCTGTCGATGAAAGACCGTGGGGCACCAACGAGAGTAAGATTGAGGCACACGCTGAGACTATATTTGACGCAATCATCAGCAAGAACCGTGAGACCTTCGACCTGTTAAAAAAAGACCTTAAAAAAGAGTTCGGCTTCCCTTTTGAACCGGAAAGGATCTACATTCCCGGCAATCACGACAGGCTATGCAATAAATACCCAAAGCTAAGGGACAAGATACGCGAAGCACTCGGGATTGCAAAAACTGCGGACAGGTTCGAACATTTTTTCCAGAACGCCGAATACGGCGTCTTTGCGCGCCACGGTCACGAGTTTGACAAATTCAACTATGAGGGCGGACTCACATACAGTTATGAAGACTACATGAGGGTGCCGATCGGCGATCCGATCACGACCGAACTGGTCGCAAGGCTTCCATGGCAGATTATGAATAACAGTGAAGTCAAAAAACTGCCTCTGGACGAGCAGGATGCATTGAAGAGAAACTTCCAGGAGATCGAGAACGTAAGGCCCTTTTCGGCCACCGTCGAATGGCTGCTCTACCAGGTGAAGAACAATATTACCCTCAAGGAGGCCATCGAGGATTCCGTCGATGAAGTGATACAGGCATTTAACGATCTGGATTTCGTAAATCAATGGTATAAGCACCATGATAGGTGGATAAACCCGATAGACGAGGCGGACAAGATACAGGCGGCCCTCTTCCTGCTTGAAAAATTCAAGATATTCTCCTCCGAAAAGATCATGCCGATGATAGAAAAGATAAAAGACCGCTTTTCAAAAGACGACCTCCTCGAGGCAGCCCCGGAGGAGTACAAGCACCTGGATAACCGTATCAGGTACATAGTATACGGTCATACACACGACCCGCTCCAGGCCCCGATACGCATCGTGCAGGACCCGTCAGGCACGAAAGAACATGTATACCTCAATACAGGCACCTGGCGGGGAAGATACTACAAGACAAAAGAAGGTCTCGGTTTTATCAACTGGAAAAACCTGACCTATACAGTCTTTTACCTGAAGGAAGAGCGGGGCACCGACTTCCCCGCGTACGAAACCTGGACCGGGACACTGAAATCGATATGAGGAGGATATCCGCATGTCTAATGGCATAAATGGCAATAATAAAAAGAACCTTTCGTACAAATCTCCGATGATAATTGGCTTCCTATGCGGGCTGCTAACGTTGGTCTTCTTTATGTTCCTTGTAATATTGTCTGTCATGGGCAAGTCCGTCCCTGGTCAAGACAGATACCTGGTCATTATGATATTGGGCCTTGGAAGCGCCTTATCAGCATCTTTCATCGGAGGAAGCGCTGCTGCAAAAGGTCAAATACCTATAACGCTAGCCCGGAATAATCCGATTTCGTTTAGCGTTGGCGGAGGCGTTGCAGTGCTTATTATCGTTTTGGTGCTTGGCTATGTATTATACTCACCTCAGAATAACCCCGATTCAACTCCACACATTGATGCGGTAATCCAATTGAAAGAAAAATATGAAGGTAATCAGGATTTTAAACTAATATTCGCAAACATAGAAACTTGCAAACCACTATATAAGTCATGGGATGGTCCTTTCACCTATCAACAAATAAACTCCTATTTAAATTTCCTTGAGCACATCGGCTTTCTATACAAAAACAAAAAAATAGACAGAGATACCATAGATAAAGCTTTGGGACACGTTATTGTTGCTTCATATAGCTATCATGAAATCAGAAAATATATCGACGGAATCAGGACGAACGCAGGGCAGCCGCTGGCCGGTAGCGATTTCTACCAATTAGCCGAAGAGTTGTCCAAGGACAAAGAGAAATACATATCAATTATAAAAAATTGCCAATAATTGCAGGGGGGTGAAATGCAAAAAATAGTTTTATTATTGTTAGTAATCGGTCTTTTATTACCTTATCAATTCTGTTTTTCAGCAACATCAGAGGAGAAGGGGGCGGTATCAAAAAAAACCGTAGAACCGGCAAAAGAAATCAAGAAACCGGACAAAAAGGCAACTCCAAAAAAGTCCTCAAAGCCTGCCATGGAAAAAATAGGAGATTATAAAATGATAACGCTTTGCCCTGACCCTCCCTGTAAATGATGAAAAGAGTGGTCACATATTGGTCTTATTGTGTTGGCGGGGCTGGAACAAATAGGTTCAATAAAATTGCATTTTGGCGGGGGAAAATATTTATAGTTTGAAGGACATCCCCTATTCTCTCAGCTTAAGGAGGTACTTATGGTAAGGAAGCAATTGGTTTATCTCTTAGTGATTTCCCTGCTGGTTATTAACGGTGGGTGTGGTGTTCTTACTAAGACACAGGTGAAAGAGGTGAACAAATTTGCGGTTGCGGCAAAAAATTATAGTGAGATGCCAGGAATTGTTATCGAGGAACATGCCAAGATTAGAAAAAATAGACAGATACTTATGGCGTCTACTTATTGTGATGGAGAAGCGGCGCTTGAAGCGATTAAAACCGCTCTAACACAGCAAGAAACACTGACAATAAAAGGACGTCAAACCGATGCAACTTTACAGGTTCTAAAAGACTACGCTGACTTATTAGTGAATCTTACATCTGACAATTTCACAAATGAGCTTCAAGCCAGTTGCGAGACTCTTGGGAAAAACATAGACAAGGGGATTGGGCAATACAATAAGATGGAGGGTACAGATTTAGGTCTCTTCGGTTCCGGCGTAGCAGCAATAATTCGAGGACTTGGGGGAATCTATGTTCGCAGTGAGCAGGAGAAGGCTCTAAAACAAGCAATCACTTCTGCAGATCCTGTCATCCGATCCATGACCCTTACAATAGAGGAAATCATGGCGTTGTATCTCGATGCGGATCAACTTCAGAATATAAAAGGTCTGACCACCGACAAGGGGCAGTCAGCATTAGAACCATTGGGACTACTGACCCAGGAAAAAAAGGAAGTTATGGAAAAATACAGAGCAACAGTTGGGCGATATGAAGGTAAACAGCCACCGGGCCTCCCTCTCGCTGTTGCGAATGAAATTGAAGCTTCAGATAACGCGGCACGTCTTGCAGCAAGTGCACTTAAGGCTGCAGACTCATATCGGCAAGCCCATGCCGCGCTTGCAAAGGTCGTGCTGGAGAAACAGGATTTGCCCGATGTGATCGATGTAATACAGGTGCTGATTGATGAGGTTAAAGCTGCTCAAGAATTGAAAAAAAAGCTAGATAATAAATAGGGGGGAAGGCAATGTCAGACAAAGAAAAATTCAATGCACTCCAGTTAATACGGGATGCAAAAAAAGAGGTAAATGAAGCAATTCAATCTGCAAGCGGTGACCGAAAAAAGGCATTGGAAAAATTGAGCAATTGTTTTGAAAATATCGAAGGTGACCTCATCGCTTCTGCGCTTGATGATAAAATCGCGCAATTGCAAAGATACAAAACACAGCTGGAAAGTGTAAACTCAGAGATAGAAAAGGATATGAAGGAATTGAAAGCAGTTGCCGACAAAGTGGCTGTTGCTGCAGAGGCGCTTGGAAAGCTCATCGATGTCATCGGGAAATTGACAAATCTTCCTTGACTTTAAACAAAATGTAATCACATTAAACTTTTAATACTTAAGAACGTGAGTGAACCCAATGTCGATGAAAACACTTGATACTCATAATTCAGTAAAGATGATTTGGTCTTATCATCTCCCCCACTTCCACAATAAAAATTAGTCGCATTTTTATAAGGTCAGGAGGAGAATGGGAAGAAAAAGGGCAGGGATGACGGAAGCAAATCAATTCAATAAAATTCCATTTTGGCGGGGGAAAGATGTTTACTTATTTAAGAACGTCCCCACCTCCGCTCCATGTATGAGTTTGCTATTAACGATCTTATACAGTATGTGGCATGTCAATAATTTATTAAGGGGGTAAGTATGTGGGAAATTATCCTTTTGGGTGCCTTAGGAGGTGTAGCCAATTGTTTATTAATGCGAGAAGGTTTTGATTTACCGAGAATACTGATCACAGAAAAGAATACGAAAA
The sequence above is a segment of the Syntrophorhabdaceae bacterium genome. Coding sequences within it:
- a CDS encoding metallophosphoesterase codes for the protein MLVFVSDLHFVDETAGKHNIATEAFRIFFQDIAGNVERYKKNNREIQEIKIVFLGDIFDLLRTEMWFGYPVDERPWGTNESKIEAHAETIFDAIISKNRETFDLLKKDLKKEFGFPFEPERIYIPGNHDRLCNKYPKLRDKIREALGIAKTADRFEHFFQNAEYGVFARHGHEFDKFNYEGGLTYSYEDYMRVPIGDPITTELVARLPWQIMNNSEVKKLPLDEQDALKRNFQEIENVRPFSATVEWLLYQVKNNITLKEAIEDSVDEVIQAFNDLDFVNQWYKHHDRWINPIDEADKIQAALFLLEKFKIFSSEKIMPMIEKIKDRFSKDDLLEAAPEEYKHLDNRIRYIVYGHTHDPLQAPIRIVQDPSGTKEHVYLNTGTWRGRYYKTKEGLGFINWKNLTYTVFYLKEERGTDFPAYETWTGTLKSI